A window of Paraburkholderia megapolitana genomic DNA:
TGGGTTGGCGGGCGGCGCGCAGGTGCAACCGCCCCAGCCCGCCGTCCCAGCCTTGCAGCGCACAAAATCTCCCTTCTTTTACAGCATCTTATGGCAAAAACAGGTTTGAGAAAAAATATCGACAACCCTACGTGACAAGCTTTTTTTCGTCATGTAGGATTTTTACAAACAACAATTCCAACCCAGCGGCCGGTTGCCGGGCGCAGACCACCCCAAGGAGAGTCGAAATGTCGTTGCATGCACGTGCTTCCCTCGTGCTCGGCAGAATTGCCGTAGCACTTGCATTTGCAGGTATCGCCCATGCGGCGCAGGCCGACACGGTCCGCGTCACCGTCGCCCACTACAGCGATGCGACGGCGCCGTACTTCGAAAAGATGGCCCGTAACTTCGAGAAAGCGAATCCCGGCACCACGATCAAGATCGAGGACGTGAACTGGGACACGCTGCAGCAGAAGCTGCAAACGGACATCTCGGGCGGCGCAAACGCTGACCTCGCGATCGTCGGTACGCGCTGGCTGCTCGATTTCGTGAAGGACGACGTGGCTGAGCCGCTCGACGGCTATATGGACCCGACCTTCAAGGCGCGCTTCATCGGCCCGTTCCTGGCCCCGGGTGAGATCAACGGCAAGGTGTACGGCCTGCCGATCGCTGCCTCGGCACGCGCGCTGTACTACAACAAGGATCTGCTGGCCAAGGCCGGCTTCCCCGATGGTCCGAAGACCTGGGACGACGTGATCGCCGCGTCGAAGAAGCTGAAGGCCATGGGCATTGCCGGCTTCGGGTTGCAAGGCAAGGAAATCGAAACCGACGTCTACTGGTACTACGCGCTGTGGACCAACGGCGGCGACGTGGTCGGCAAGGACGGCAAGGCTGCGTTCAATTCGCCGGCAGGCGTGAAGGCTGCGACGCTGTACAAGACGCTGATCGACGACGGTCTGACGCAGCCTGGTGTGACCGGCTACAGCCG
This region includes:
- a CDS encoding ABC transporter substrate-binding protein encodes the protein MSLHARASLVLGRIAVALAFAGIAHAAQADTVRVTVAHYSDATAPYFEKMARNFEKANPGTTIKIEDVNWDTLQQKLQTDISGGANADLAIVGTRWLLDFVKDDVAEPLDGYMDPTFKARFIGPFLAPGEINGKVYGLPIAASARALYYNKDLLAKAGFPDGPKTWDDVIAASKKLKAMGIAGFGLQGKEIETDVYWYYALWTNGGDVVGKDGKAAFNSPAGVKAATLYKTLIDDGLTQPGVTGYSREDVQNLFKQGRVAMVISAPFLAKQIKKEAPNLKYGIDPIPMGTTHATYAVTDSIVMFKNSKVKKSAWKFLDYLFTKEPRVEFTSTEGFLPTTKAEATDPAFNDPDTKAFVALLPTAKFAPTITGWEDTAKAVSNAMQSVYLGKAKPADALNGAATEANKALGH